Proteins from one Rosa chinensis cultivar Old Blush chromosome 7, RchiOBHm-V2, whole genome shotgun sequence genomic window:
- the LOC112177724 gene encoding RING-H2 finger protein ATL29 has protein sequence MLGMSTNFNSYPPQENISSSPSITVLLTVLLLVFFFIGFFSIYFCKCFVENVLTSFQRTPSGDLVGVPVPPKEGLDLSLIQSFPTFIYASVKDFRIEKYGLECAICLLEFEDDSMLRLLTACCHVFHQECIDLWLESHKTCPFCRGNLELSPTIMDKSPVLAHENAMHEINEGEESIYGQDAIRIDIKDKDEDEEGREGYRSAHQQNLAANVNSNVEGQQIDGQNEENETERFSRSHSTGHSIVRPRQEEDRYTLRLPEHVKIKLLRGHNWTGSCTTFGEFSRQRGSCKGGFGEVSESSSAGGEISSKL, from the coding sequence ATGCTGGGAATGTCAACGAATTTTAATAGTTACCCTCCACAGGAAAATATCAGTTCCTCTCCATCGATCACCGTCCTTTTGACCGTCCTCCTCCTCGTCTTCTTCTTTATTGGTTTCTTTTCTATTTACTTTTGCAAGTGTTTCGTGGAAAACGTCCTCACGTCTTTTCAGCGCACACCCTCCGGCGACCTTGTGGGCGTACCTGTTCCTCCCAAAGAAGGCCTCGACCTCTCTCTAATACAATCATTTCCCACCTTCATCTACGCAAGTGTCAAAGATTTTCGCATAGAGAAGTACGGTTTAGAATGCGCAATTTGCTTATTGGAGTTTGAGGATGATAGCATGCTACGTCTTTTAACAGCTTGTTGCCATGTCTTCCACCAAGAATGCATCGACCTGTGGCTCGAGTCTCACAAAACATGTCCCTTTTGCCGTGGAAACCTTGAATTGTCGCCAACAATAATGGACAAGTCTCCGGTGCTTGCTCATGAGAATGCCATGCACGAAATTAATGAAGGTGAAGAGTCCATATACGGTCAAGATGCTATCCGAATTGACATTAAAGACAAAGACGAAGACGAAGAAGGCCGAGAAGGATATCGTAGTGCTCATCAACAAAATTTGGCTGCTAATGTAAATTCTAACGTGGAAGGCCAACAAATTGATGGACAAAATGAAGAGAACGAAACGGAAAGATTTTCGAGGTCACACTCGACAGGACACTCCATAGTTAGGCCTAGACAAGAGGAGGATAGGTATACACTCAGATTACCGGAGCATGTGAAGATAAAACTTCTTAGAGGGCACAATTGGACAGGAAGTTGTACTACATTTGGGGAGTTTTCACGACAAAGAGGCAGTTGTAAAGGTGGCTTTGGAGAGGTCTCAGAATCTAGCTCTGCTGGTGGAGAGATTAGTAGCAAACTGTAA